One Candidatus Cloacimonadaceae bacterium genomic window carries:
- a CDS encoding ABC transporter ATP-binding protein: MNIINALDLSKVYLRGAEEIRAVNKISIDIEEGDFVSFVGASGSGKTTLLHLLGCLDDPSGGYLNIAGQVVFENGKAMPESKLTKVRRNFFGYIFQKFYLIPTLTVKENIMVPFAFHRNPDIRINVNDVAKLLGLEKRLNHLPKEISGGEMQRVAIARALINNPKVILADEPTGNLDSKRSEEIADILTGLNRDRGITIILVTHNHELAKRAGRIMELIDGNLIT, from the coding sequence ATGAACATCATCAACGCGCTTGACCTCAGCAAGGTGTATCTTCGCGGAGCCGAAGAAATCCGTGCGGTGAACAAAATCAGCATCGACATCGAGGAAGGAGATTTTGTCTCCTTCGTGGGTGCCTCTGGTTCAGGAAAAACTACTCTGCTCCACCTGCTTGGCTGTCTGGACGACCCCAGCGGCGGATATCTGAATATCGCCGGTCAGGTCGTCTTCGAAAACGGCAAAGCCATGCCGGAAAGCAAACTCACCAAAGTCCGTCGAAACTTTTTCGGCTATATCTTCCAAAAATTCTACCTGATTCCCACCCTCACCGTCAAGGAAAACATCATGGTGCCCTTCGCCTTTCACCGCAATCCCGATATCCGCATCAACGTGAACGACGTAGCCAAATTGTTAGGGCTGGAAAAACGCCTCAACCACCTGCCCAAAGAGATCTCCGGAGGGGAAATGCAGCGCGTCGCCATCGCCCGTGCCCTGATCAACAACCCCAAGGTGATCCTTGCCGACGAACCCACCGGAAACCTGGACAGCAAACGCAGCGAAGAAATCGCGGATATCCTCACCGGTTTGAACCGCGACCGCGGCATCACCATCATCCTCGTTACCCACAATCACGAGTTGGCAAAAAGAGCCGGCAGGATTATGGAACTCATCGATGGCAACCTGATAACGTAG